The DNA sequence TTACATCGTCATCCTGCCCGCCATGGGGCTCATCTCTGAGCTGGTCTCGGTGCACGCCAGGAAGCCCATCTTCGGCTACGGCATGATGGTCCTCTCCATGGTGGCCATCGCGGCCCTTTCCTTCGTGGTCTGGGCCCACCACATGTACACCAGTGGTATGAACCCCTACTTCGGTTTCTTCTTCGCTACCACCACCCTGATCGTGGCCATCCCTTCGGCCATCAAGACCTACAACTGGCTCCTCACCCTTTGGCGGGGCAAGATCCAGCTCACCGTGCCCATGCTCTTCGCCATCGCCTTCATCAACACCTTTGTGGTGGGGGGGCTTACCGGGCTTTTTCTGGGCAACGTGATCGTGGATTTCCCCCTCCAGGACACCTACTTCGTGGTGGCCCACTTCCACATGGTCATGGGGGTGGCGGCCATCGTAGCCATCTTTGGAGGCATCTACCACTGGTACCCCAAGGCCACGGGGCGGATGCTCAACGAGACCCTGGGCCAGATCCACTTCTGGGTTACTTTCGTCGGCACCTACCTGATTTTCTTCCCCATGCACTTCATCGGCCTTCTGGGGGTGCCTCGGCGCTACAACACCTTTGAGGGCCTGGCCTTTACCCCGCCCTCGGTGCAGGCCTTGAACGAGTTCATCACCGCCGTAGCCCTCTTGGTGGGCCTGGCCCAGCTCCTCTTCGCCTTTAACCTGGTCTACTCCTACTTCCGTGGGACCAAGGCCCCGGACAACCCCTGGCGGGCGGCCACCTTGGAGTGGCAGGCGCCCACGCCCCCGCCTCACGGCAACTGGGGGCACGAGCCACCCCCTGTGGTCTACCGCTGGGCCTACGAGTACAGCCCCCCGGGGGCCCAGGAGGACTTCATCCCGCAGAACGCCCCGCCGGTGGTAGCTGGGGGCAGCGGGGGGGAAGGCCGTGCCTAGGGTAGAGGAGAGGCCTAGGCCTCCGGTCCGTCGGCCCGGGGGTGGGGAGGGGGGTGGAGGGGCAGGGGGAGGCCAGGAGGCTTTTCCCCTACCCCACCTGGGCCTTCTCGTCATCCTGGCCGCGGTGACCAGCCTGTTCGCCGCCCTGACCAGCGCCTACCTTGTGCGCATGGGCCTGCCCGGCTGGCAAGCCCTGCCCACGCCGCCCCTCCTCTGGCTGAACACCCTGCTCCTTCTCCTGGCCAGCCTAAGCCTGGAAAAGGCGGCGCGGCAGGAGTCCTGGTCCCGGGCCAAGCCCTGGG is a window from the Thermus thermamylovorans genome containing:
- a CDS encoding cytochrome c oxidase subunit 3 produces the protein MPRVEERPRPPVRRPGGGEGGGGAGGGQEAFPLPHLGLLVILAAVTSLFAALTSAYLVRMGLPGWQALPTPPLLWLNTLLLLLASLSLEKAARQESWSRAKPWALAGGVLGVGFLLGQLLAWRLLLDLGYAPAGNPASGFFYLITGLHGLHLLGGVLALAWPLARQGRALRPCAWYWHYLLGVWLFFLGLLLRS
- the ctaD gene encoding cytochrome c oxidase subunit I; its protein translation is MEFPSYHDHRVGPEPRSFWTRYIFSQDHKVIAIQYTVTALLVGVIGMALSWAMRLELAFPGTLDAERYYQAMTLHGMIMIIYLLTALLLGGFGNFLIPLMLGARDMAYPFVNMLSYWVYLLSVLILLASFFVPGGPTGAGWTLYPPQAILRGTPGYDWGIILMLVSLLVFIVAATMGGLNYVTTVLQLRTKGMTLMRMPLAIWGIFIASIMALLAFPALFVGGVMLLLDRTLGTSFFMPAILQFGQHLPHEGGSPLLWQHLFWYFGHPEVYIVILPAMGLISELVSVHARKPIFGYGMMVLSMVAIAALSFVVWAHHMYTSGMNPYFGFFFATTTLIVAIPSAIKTYNWLLTLWRGKIQLTVPMLFAIAFINTFVVGGLTGLFLGNVIVDFPLQDTYFVVAHFHMVMGVAAIVAIFGGIYHWYPKATGRMLNETLGQIHFWVTFVGTYLIFFPMHFIGLLGVPRRYNTFEGLAFTPPSVQALNEFITAVALLVGLAQLLFAFNLVYSYFRGTKAPDNPWRAATLEWQAPTPPPHGNWGHEPPPVVYRWAYEYSPPGAQEDFIPQNAPPVVAGGSGGEGRA